A window of Plantibacter sp. PA-3-X8 genomic DNA:
GTCGAGGGCCGGACCGCCGACCTCCTCGACCACGATGCGACCCACGAGCTCTTCGCCACCCTGCGGCCCGAAGCCGTGGTGCACCTGGCGGCGATCGCGGTGCCGTTCAGCGCGCCGGAGCACGTCATCCTGGCGACCAACCAGACGCTCGCCTTCACCGCCCTCACCGCCGGGATCGCCGCCGGAGCCACCAGGCTGCTGGCCGCGAGCAGCCCGACCGTCATCGGCTACGGCGCCCCGCACGGGTGGACGCCCGAGGCGCTCCCCATCACCGAGGAGCACCGGGTCGCCCCGTGGAACGCCTACGCACTGTCGAAGGTCGCGATCGAGTCGACGGTCGCGATGCTGGCCCGAGCCCACGGCGACGCCGTCGTGACCGGTGCGTTCCGGCCGTGCTTCGTCGTCTCCCCGGAGGAATGGGAGGGCGCGCCGACGCAGCAGGGGCACACCATCGCCGACCGGCTCGCCGATCCCGCGCTCGCGGCCGTCTCCCTCTACAACTACGTGGACGCGCGTGACGCCGGCCGGTTCGTCGCCGCCTGGATCGATCGTGCCGAAGCCCGACACTCCGGCGAGGTGTACTTCGTCGGCGCCGACGACGCCCTGGCCCTCG
This region includes:
- a CDS encoding NAD(P)-dependent oxidoreductase, with the protein product MRIIVTGGAGRLGRSVASTLAEAGHEVVSVDRTDPGLPGVEGRTADLLDHDATHELFATLRPEAVVHLAAIAVPFSAPEHVILATNQTLAFTALTAGIAAGATRLLAASSPTVIGYGAPHGWTPEALPITEEHRVAPWNAYALSKVAIESTVAMLARAHGDAVVTGAFRPCFVVSPEEWEGAPTQQGHTIADRLADPALAAVSLYNYVDARDAGRFVAAWIDRAEARHSGEVYFVGADDALALAPLSTLLPAQVPSTAGFADGLVDRAAAFSSAKATAHLGWRPEHDWRSALSPAEAARLTDLLAADTGQPATTPVPAPAPR